The sequence CATTATTTTGCAGAGAAGATAATAAATTTATCAACTTAAGGAAGGTGAAAAGATGAGAAGGTTTTATATTTTTGCCTTTAGAAATTCTAAGTTTATATTTATCCTATCTATTATAATTTTTATCCTTTCTCTCTATTTGAACTTATTCTTAAAGATTAATTATGATTTGTATTCCCTTCTCCCTCAGGATGTATCTTCCGTAAAAGCCTTAAATATGCTGAGAAATATCTTTAAAGTAGGAGAAGAGGCCTATGTTTTAATATCTTTTAAAGATATTGAAGAGGTAGAAAAATTAAAGAGGGAAATATCAAAAATAAATGGAGTTTCAAAGGTATCATGGGTTTCAGACCTTCAGGATATTTTTCTCCCCGAATATTTCTGGGAACAAAGTATAAAAGAAAATTTTATAAAAGGAGGATATACTCTTCTTAGGATATCCTTTTCAGAACCTTCCCAGAGTCCTCTTACAGAAAAGGCTGGAAAAGAGATTAAAAAATTACTTCCTAAGAACAGTTTTTTTACGGGAAATGTAGCAATAGCTCAGGACTTAAGTGATATTACTCAAAGAGAAACCATAAAATATTTATTTATTGGAAGTTTATTTGTTATTATCTTTCTCTTTCTTATTTTCCCTTCCATGTATGTTCCTTTTATTATTTATTACAATATTTTCTTATCTATCCTTATAAACACAGCAATATCAGTTATTTTTAGAGAGGAGATAAGTTTTATATCTCGAATGATTGTGGGAATTCTTCAGATGGGTGTTACCATGGATTACGCTATCTTTCTTTATCACAGATATGAAGAGGAATCAGAAAAAAGGAGTAAAGAGGATGCAGGATGGGAGGCGATAAAATCCACAGCTAGGAGTATAATTGCCAGTGCAGGAACCACTATTGCTGGATTTTGGGCCATGACCCTTATGAAATTTGGCTTAGGAAAGGACTTAGGGTTTATTCTTATTAGAGGCGTAATTATTTCTTTTATTCTTTCTATTACCCTCCTTCCTGTACTTTTTTATCATTTTCACAATAAATGGTATCACTCAAAAAGAAGAGTATTAAGATTATCAGGAGAAAGACTTTCCAATTTTATACTCCAAAAAAGATACTTCTTTTTTGCACTTTTTATATTAGGAGCCATATCATTATTTTTAATACCTAAGTTTCCTATGGATTATAAAATTCTTAGGGGACTTCCTGAAAATGTACCTTCTATTATAGGGCAAAGA is a genomic window of Dictyoglomus sp. containing:
- a CDS encoding efflux RND transporter permease subunit, which gives rise to MRRFYIFAFRNSKFIFILSIIIFILSLYLNLFLKINYDLYSLLPQDVSSVKALNMLRNIFKVGEEAYVLISFKDIEEVEKLKREISKINGVSKVSWVSDLQDIFLPEYFWEQSIKENFIKGGYTLLRISFSEPSQSPLTEKAGKEIKKLLPKNSFFTGNVAIAQDLSDITQRETIKYLFIGSLFVIIFLFLIFPSMYVPFIIYYNIFLSILINTAISVIFREEISFISRMIVGILQMGVTMDYAIFLYHRYEEESEKRSKEDAGWEAIKSTARSIIASAGTTIAGFWAMTLMKFGLGKDLGFILIRGVIISFILSITLLPVLFYHFHNKWYHSKRRVLRLSGERLSNFILQKRYFFFALFILGAISLFLIPKFPMDYKILRGLPENVPSIIGQRKLEDLFNKRSTIFIIGEEDPLNWQKIVKILRDNEKVSGIMGYYAMVDYLLPSYMIPLNIKESFLKGKLSYISVDTLIDYGTNESYEFTKEIREKIEDRFNVKITGIPVLNYDLKNITTKDLEKVNIISIISIFLIIALSFLSLPIPIFLVFTIEMAITINLFIDYIIYGFLFFSSNLFICAIQLGATIDYAVLITSRYLEAKRKGLDRFSSARFALGGINSIINSAGTMFLISLPLGIFSDIFMAKNLAMLISRGALISVIFVIFFVVPLLTVIDPILDKFGFIRKEA